CAGCTGGAGCTCACCAGCCACCTCTGGTACCTCCTGGTTCCATTGTCAcctgtgcaggagcaggacaaggCTGTCCCCACCAGCTCAGGATGACCAGGAACAGGTCTTAGGGATGGGCGAAGGAAGCCATGGTGACATGGTGACCCCAGGGAGGCCACAAGCTCTGCAGAAGGACCATGAGCCAAGACATCACTTCCATGCACAGATGGTTCCTCCATTCCAGCATGAACACTTGCCCACTCTGGGGCCAGCAGCCCCCGGCCAGCCCAGGCCACACTGGTCAAGCCCTGGCTCCAACACAGACCCAGAGGGTGGGTGGGGCAGGTGCAGGAGACATAAGACAAGAGCCAAGGCAGGCGGTGACAAGGGGGTGACAAGGCTTTATTATCATACAGCAGTGGCAGTGGCAGGGACACGgtcatgcacacacacatgcagatAGGGCACCTCACCCGGCACGCCCCGTGGCCAGTGCCAGACGGGGGCTGGTGGCCCCGCAGCATGAGCACAAGCCAGGGGCTGATAACACCAGTgctccccaccccagcagggggagagggacagggTCCCACTGCATCCCTCCACCCTGCTGTGGGTCACTGGCCACTACTGGGGGCACCGCCAGGAAGGTGGAGGGGGACCTGGGTCCCCACACCCACCAAATGACAAGAGGGGTGGCACTAAGCTGTGGGTGAAGGAGCCAAAGAAGGGACCCCCAGCACCTCGTAAGGTCTGAGTGGGTCATTCCCCACCACCAGGCTACCTTCACCAGGCAGGTTTGGCTGCTACAGGTGACAAGACAGACAGGGAAGGGGCACAGGCCAGTGCAGGTGGCACTGTGTGGGGACACACAGAGGGGAAAATTTGTTTTACATTGTCACTCAGGGAAGGAAAGCCACTGGCCATATGAGGCAGGAGGTCTGAGGAATCCCCCGGCCAGCATGGTCACTTGTCACAGCCTCACATTCACAGCACCAGCCCCAGGAGCACTGGTCCCCAGACACCATACAGGCCACGGTGCTGGAGGAGCCTGTCCCCACCACAGCACCTTGCCAGATCCCCCATGTCCCTCTGACTCGAGGCTTTAGGAGTTGTGAGGGTTGGTATGTACCACAGCATCTGGGGACAGCAGCCTTGGGGGTTTTGCCTCCcttggggaggaggggatggcTTTGGCAGAGCGCTGCTTATTGGCATTCCTGGGAGGGGGAGCTCTCCACTTCCACTAATGCTCCATCAGCCCCTCCCCAAACTTTCCCACCTCCAGATCCCAGGGGGAAACTTCCCCAAGGGAAGGTAGCGTGGGAGCTGGCAATGACTGCAGCACCCACTGGCAGTGACTGATTGTCACTCTCCCAGGGAGGTCACTGTCACCTCTGGGAGTGCAGCCTGGGCAGGACTGTCAGCACTGTGGGGATCCTGAGTGTGAGACACTGAGACAGAGAAAGCCACAAAACCAGCTCGTGGGCAGAGGCAAGGggtggcagcacccagggggtGGCTGCAAAGGAGAGGAAGCACAGGGGAGGTGGGTCCTGGCTGTTCTCTCCCTACAGATCCATGCTCTGTGTCCCACTGAGCCTCTGCTCCAAGACTGAGGACAGACCAGCAAGGCACCAGGACTGCAACATCAAACAAGCTGCCAAACATAACTGAGGACCAGATCCAAACCCTGGCCTGATACAGCACACAgttaattacaaaataaatccCCTCCCATCATCTGTAATAAAAAGAGCAGCTGATTGGACATGCATCTTTCTGGCCCTACAAAATAAGGCACCAgagcttaaaaacaaaaactccGATTGTCTTTGATATAAAAGGAATTCCCACATGTTGAAGGCAGTTGATGTCTGAGTGCATAACAAGGAGTGACCTTCACTAGCTTTGGGTGGGCCAGCCTCACACCTGGGCCCCGGTGACTTTCTGGATCAGGGGGATctgcaggaggggaaaagagaagctgttagggctggaggagggggaggtgagGAGTTGCCTGCACTCTGTGCTGGGcaaggctggggaaggagaggatcCCTGGGAGCCTGAAAATTTTCCAGGTAATCCCTGTGCCCAAAGAGCTGCAGGAATTGCTGGTCCAGCTCACCTTGGTGAGGTCCACACCGGTGACAGCACGCACGGAGGCGGGGATCTCAGCCAGCAGACGGTTCACCTCGGACGTTGTGTTGTTCTTCTCTCCACCAAGAATAACAATCTCATCCACTCTGGAGAGGGGAGCAGCCACTTTGGCAGCGATCTGAGGAGGCAGGAAAGGAGGGTGGGATGAGCAGAGAGCCAAGGAGCTGCACACCAGCCAGGCAAGGTCCTTACACACCACATGAGGCCTTGCTGTGCTCTCAGGAGAGCTGGCTCAGCCCACGTACTGCCCACCACTTGCCTGGAGCAGGAGAaagctgctccctcctcaccTCAGGCAGCGCATCCAGCACTAGAGCCAGCTGGGCAGCTTCTCCATACTGCTGGAGTGCTTCAGCTTTCAGCCTCatcccctcagcctctgccaTCCCGACGGTCTCAATCACAAAGGCTTCCGCTTCTCCGATCTTGCGGATCCTTTCTGCCTCTGCCTGAGCAAGGAGGATTTGCTTCACCCTGGAAAGGGAAACACAGCCCTCCAGCAGCCCGGATCCCCATGTGTGCCCCACAGAGAGCCCACCAGCTGGGTCTCCAGGCAGGATCAGGTCATGGGCTCACTCACTTCTCGCCCTCAGCGATCTGCTGGATGCGGTAAGCTTCGGCCTCGGCCGGCCGCTTCACGGTAGCAATCAGCTCCCTCTCCACCCGgaggatttctttctgttctaCATCAATCTGCTTCTTGCGCTGCACCACCTCGATTTCAATTTCTTCTTGGCGAATCTTCTGTTGCTCCCGGGCACTCTGGAGCTCATAGGCCAGCTGAGCCTCTGCGGTCTACACATGGGAGAGATGAGAAGATGGGTCTTGTCCGTGATGTCCTGTGCACAGACGTAAGAACCCTTGGCAGGCCCTGAAAACAGACGTGGCTCCTGCCCTAGACTAAACCTCCATCCAAAGGTGGTGTCCCTATTCTCAGAGCTGCTCCTACTGTCTTTCCATGCGCACTCTTCCCACAGCACTTGAGCCCAACCAGTTCCATGTTCAGCTTGGATGACCCTCCCCATGCTTTCCCCTTCTTGTAGTCCCACCTAACTTGCAAACAGGAGAGGAATCTGCTGCAAGGAGTTCACACTGAGACATAGAAACCTGGGTTCTCCATCTCCGGATCTCCTAACATGTACAGGAGGAGGAAGCTAACAAGTCCCAGAGCTATCAACACCACCACAAATCATCCAGGAAACAGCACGGGGCTGTCAGATACCTCTCACCTTAATGTTGACCTCCTCACTGAAGGCAGCTTTCTGCAATTCAAAAGCCCGTTTGGATTCTGCTATTTTAGTATCTGCCATGAACTTGACATCCAGCATTTCTTTCTTGCACTCTGCCTCCtgcagagagagaacagagagcagagctccagggtgtgcagctggagcagaacaGGCTGCTCTGGGGAAGCCCAGCACATCTCCAAACTCACCCGGATGCCAGCATCTCGCTCAGCTTCCGCCACACCAATGTCCGCATCCCTCCGGACAGCTGCAGTCTGAGTCTTTCCCAGGGAGCTCAGGTAATCCACCTTATCATAGACATCCTGGCGAGGGGAAGAGAAGACAGAACTACTTCAAATCACAGCAACCACTTCCATCTTCCCCCTATCCCGCTGAAATTCAGAGCAACCACTTGTGTGGTCAGGCCAGGGTCAGCAGGAGCCAGGTCAGCCTGCTGCCAAGCAGAAACAGGTGTGACCAGGAGAAACTGGTTCTCCCAACATCTTCCCTCCAGGCCCACGGAGGTGGAACTCCTTGAGGGCTGGGGCAGGTTGTCAGccagagctgaagctgctgctgcagcactgtcCACAGTGCAGAGCTCAGCCTTGACGTGTACCTTGATGGTGAAGCTCAGGATCTCAATGCCCATGCGGCCCACGTCAGGAGCTGCCACCTCCCGCACCAGCTTGGCAAACTGGTCCCTGTCCTGGTAGATCTGCTCCACTGTCAGGGTAcctggagggggaaggaaggtgaAGTGCTTTATTTGGAGCAGTTAACACTCAACGGTATGGATGTAAGATCTACAACATCTTTGTTGCCCCTTCGTTGGGCACAATCCTCTGCCCAGGCCCTGCCATGTGCACCAATAGCTCAGTCTCACAAGCAGACCCACCACACACACCTGAAACCCTCAGGGGCTCAGATGTCTCTTACTGAAGCACTGAAAACTCACTGATCACAACACACAGCAGGacctgcagcaggagaggaacaATCTAAGATGTCAcctctgcagtcagcagaggAATCACCCTCTTGTGGTTCCTGTGGTGGCAGCAGTATTGCTGGGACCAGccagaagaagggagaaagctACCCAAGATTACTTCAAGATTTTGAGTCCCTTCGCACCTAGGATGGAGCGCAGATGCCCCTCCAGTGTCTGAAGGACCACATTCTTCACATCTTGCACATTCTTCCCCAAGAACTGTTCACAAGCCACAGCCAGGAGCTCCTTCTCAGTCATTATCTTCACCTAGAGAGACAGGAGACAAAACCAAAGGGACTGAAGACACCTGTCCAAAGAGGAACAGGCactcaacagcagcagcagcagaagcagcagtacCACCACCACTAGGCTGCCAGGCCCCCTTACTACTGATACTCCAAGGGTCCATACTGAGCTGTCACCACACCAAG
Above is a window of Heliangelus exortis chromosome 21, bHelExo1.hap1, whole genome shotgun sequence DNA encoding:
- the FLOT2 gene encoding flotillin-2 isoform X3, which codes for MGWGLLGVGLLLALYTLIRHGLRRALPPLVCPVLHGRTAIVTGGSGGIGAATALELARGGARVVLAARSAPRGEATARRIRTETGNPNVWFMHLDLASLRSVRDFASAFLRQEPHLHLLINNAGVSAGGTTEDGFSLSFQVNHLGHFLLTQLLLERLQSSAPSRVVIVASSAHCAGRLRLNALGHPPPGMFSTFQDYCDSKLANVLHARELATRLQGTEVTCYAVHPGGCCGSDEKQYVYGGWAWAWWCITDTQRISLEIMTLQPRCEDVETAEGVALTVTGVAQVKIMTEKELLAVACEQFLGKNVQDVKNVVLQTLEGHLRSILGTLTVEQIYQDRDQFAKLVREVAAPDVGRMGIEILSFTIKDVYDKVDYLSSLGKTQTAAVRRDADIGVAEAERDAGIREAECKKEMLDVKFMADTKIAESKRAFELQKAAFSEEVNIKTAEAQLAYELQSAREQQKIRQEEIEIEVVQRKKQIDVEQKEILRVERELIATVKRPAEAEAYRIQQIAEGEKVKQILLAQAEAERIRKIGEAEAFVIETVGMAEAEGMRLKAEALQQYGEAAQLALVLDALPEIAAKVAAPLSRVDEIVILGGEKNNTTSEVNRLLAEIPASVRAVTGVDLTKIPLIQKVTGAQV
- the FLOT2 gene encoding flotillin-2 isoform X1 yields the protein MGNCHTVGPNEALVVSGGCCGSDEKQYVYGGWAWAWWCITDTQRISLEIMTLQPRCEDVETAEGVALTVTGVAQVKIMTEKELLAVACEQFLGKNVQDVKNVVLQTLEGHLRSILGTLTVEQIYQDRDQFAKLVREVAAPDVGRMGIEILSFTIKDVYDKVDYLSSLGKTQTAAVRRDADIGVAEAERDAGIREAECKKEMLDVKFMADTKIAESKRAFELQKAAFSEEVNIKTAEAQLAYELQSAREQQKIRQEEIEIEVVQRKKQIDVEQKEILRVERELIATVKRPAEAEAYRIQQIAEGEKVKQILLAQAEAERIRKIGEAEAFVIETVGMAEAEGMRLKAEALQQYGEAAQLALVLDALPEIAAKVAAPLSRVDEIVILGGEKNNTTSEVNRLLAEIPASVRAVTGVDLTKIPLIQKVTGAQV
- the FLOT2 gene encoding flotillin-2 isoform X2, encoding MGNCHTVGPNEALVVSGGCCGSDEKQYVYGGWAWAWWCITDTQRLSLEVMTILCRCENIETSEGVPLYVTGVAQVKIMTEKELLAVACEQFLGKNVQDVKNVVLQTLEGHLRSILGTLTVEQIYQDRDQFAKLVREVAAPDVGRMGIEILSFTIKDVYDKVDYLSSLGKTQTAAVRRDADIGVAEAERDAGIREAECKKEMLDVKFMADTKIAESKRAFELQKAAFSEEVNIKTAEAQLAYELQSAREQQKIRQEEIEIEVVQRKKQIDVEQKEILRVERELIATVKRPAEAEAYRIQQIAEGEKVKQILLAQAEAERIRKIGEAEAFVIETVGMAEAEGMRLKAEALQQYGEAAQLALVLDALPEIAAKVAAPLSRVDEIVILGGEKNNTTSEVNRLLAEIPASVRAVTGVDLTKIPLIQKVTGAQV
- the FLOT2 gene encoding flotillin-2 isoform X4 — protein: MGNCHTVGPNEALVVSGGCCGSDEKQYVYGGWAWAWWCITDTQRLSLEVMTILCRCENIETSEGVPLISLEIMTLQPRCEDVETAEGVALTVTGVAQVKIMTEKELLAVACEQFLGKNVQDVKNVVLQTLEGHLRSILGTLTVEQIYQDRDQFAKLVREVAAPDVGRMGIEILSFTIKDVYDKVDYLSSLGKTQTAAVRRDADIGVAEAERDAGIREAECKKEMLDVKFMADTKIAESKRAFELQKAAFSEEVNIKTAEAQLAYELQSAREQQKIRQEEIEIEVVQRKKQIDVEQKEILRVERELIATVKRPAEAEAYRIQQIAEGEKVKQILLAQAEAERIRKIGEAEAFVIETVGMAEAEGMRLKAEALQQYGEAAQLALVLDALPEIAAKVAAPLSRVDEIVILGGEKNNTTSEVNRLLAEIPASVRAVTGVDLTKIPLIQKVTGAQV